From a single Phaenicophaeus curvirostris isolate KB17595 chromosome 8, BPBGC_Pcur_1.0, whole genome shotgun sequence genomic region:
- the IFT25 gene encoding intraflagellar transport protein 25 homolog: MRGSDWCRGSAGAAVLLATSGDERHPAGSVTDGSSETFWTTTGMFPQEFIVGFPKCIKISKVTIQCYLVRTLRIERSVSKDPVEFEQCVEKDLQHTEGQVQMEEFPLPDLQATYLRFIIKSAFDHFVSVHRVTAEGTAENT; the protein is encoded by the exons ATGAGGGGTTCGGACTGGTGCCGGGGCTCGGCGGGGGCCGCCGTACTGCTGGCCACCTCCGGCGACGAGCGGCACCCCGCGGGCAGCGTGACCGACGG gaGTTCGGAAACATTTTGGACAACGACAGGGATGTTCCCACAGGAATTCATTGTTGGTTTTCCCAAATGCATAAAAATCAGCAAAGTCACAATCCAGTGTTATTTGG tgCGAACCTTAAGGATTGAAAGAAGTGTATCAAAAGACCCAGTAGAGTTTGAACAGTGTGTTGAAAAAG ATTTGCAACACACAGAAGGACAAGTTCAAATGGAGGAATTTCCA cttcctgaTCTCCAAGCCACTTACTTGCGCTTCATCATCAAATCTGCCTTTGACCACTTTGTGTCAGTGCACCGGGTGACAGCAGAGGGCACAGCAGAAAACACTTAA
- the DIO1 gene encoding type I iodothyronine deiodinase, with the protein MFSIRVFLQKVFIFLHVTASVVIGKTLMILFPNAMKRYILKLGEKSRMNKNPKFSYDNWGPTFFSFKYLLFVLKVKWKRLEDEAHEGCPAPNTPVVTCSGEVRHLFDFMQDNRPLILNFGSCTUPSFMLKFDEFNKLIKDFGSIADFLVIYIEEAHAVDGWAFKNNIVIKNHRSLEDRKAAAQFLQKNNPLCPVVLDTMENLSSSKYAALPERLYLLQRGRIIYKGGAGPWNYHPQEIRAILEKLK; encoded by the exons ATGTTCAGCATCAGGGTTTTCCTACAAAAAgtctttattttcctgcatGTTACTGCATCTGTTGTTATTGGCAAAACTCTGATGATACTGTTCCCTAACGCCATGAAAAGATATATCCTGAAACTTGGtgaaaaaagcagaatgaaTAAGAATCCAAAGTTCAGCTATGACAACTGGGGTCCAACTTTTTTTAGCTTCAAGTATTTGCTCTTTGTGCTGAAGGTGAAGTGGAAGAGGCTGGAGGATGAAGCCCACGAGGGATGTCCTGCTCCCAACACACCGGTGGTGACTTGCAGTGGGGAAGTTCGTCACCTCTTTGATTTCATGCAAG ataaccGACCTTTAATCCTGAATTTTGGAAGTTGCACCTGACCTTCGTTTATGTTAAAATTTGATGAGTTCAACAAGCTCATCAAAGACTTTGGCTCAATAGCAGATTTCCTTGTCATCTACATTGAAGAAGCTCATGCAGTAG ATGGATgggcttttaaaaacaatattgttattaaaaatcacagaagccTTGAAGATCGAAAAGCTGCAGCacaatttcttcagaaaaataatcccTTATGCCCAGTGGTTTTAGACACTATGGAAAACCTGAGCAGTTCAAAATATGCTGCATTGCCAGAACGACTGTACCTACTGCAAAGAGGGAGGATCATctacaag GGTGGAGCGGGGCCTTGGAATTATCACCCCCAGGAAATACGTGCCATcctggaaaaactgaaatag